From the Niveibacterium microcysteis genome, the window CCGCCGCCACCTTGCTGGTGGCCTCCGCCTTCGGCAGGGCTTTTGGTGCAGATTTGGGCGCGGACTGCGCAGTGGGGGCGCAGATCACCGCAAGCGCGGTGCACAGGGTCGGAATCAGGCGTTTCATGGGGGATTCGGCGGCGACAGGGTCTTCGCCGCTTATACCACAGCCCGATCAGGCGCCGATTGCGCCCGTTTGGCTCAGCGCCTTGGCGGCAGGACGGACAGGTGCATCGACTCCAGCCATGAACCACCCGGGGCGATCTCGCGCCAGCCAGCACTATGGCGCGCGGCGGACGGCAGATTGACGGCATTCGTGACATGGCTGACCGGCTCGACACACACCAGTGGCGCCGATTCAGGCGAATACACAACCAAGTGGTCCAACCCCGGTGTCGCCGTCAGCGAAATCGAATAGTCGGCGTAGTCCAGCCGCGCACGACGGTTCCAACCCGAAAATCCGTCATCCAGCCCGGTACTGAGAACCTTTGTTCCGTCGAGCGGGAAGCGGCCCAGCGCGCGTTCAAAGCCATGCGGAATACGGTCGCCGTTGACGAGCCAGTGGTTTCGCACACGGGCTCGCAGCCGGGTGCCCGCCGGGCGCGGGAAGTACGGGTGGAAGCCCATGCCGCAGGGCATCGGCGCATTGCTTCGGTTGGTGACCAGCATTGAGACGGTGAGGCCGCCCGGGTCCAGCGTGATCGTCTGCTCGGCGGAAAAAGCCCAAGGCCACTCGCCCGCCGCCACATCGAGTCGCAGCGTTACGGCGCGTTCACTTTCGGCGTCGACGTCCCATGGGCGCACCCAGCCGATACCGTGGATCGCATGCGGTGCGCCAAGCGGATGTGGCGCCATCCGCACTTCGTTCCCGTTGTGACGAAAGTGCCCCTGGGCGATGCGGTTCGAAAAGGGCACCAGCGGGTAGCAACCGGCATTGCGGATCGCTTGCTCGCGCGGCAGGTCCAGCGGAACGGGCACCAGCACATCACGCAGGGCACCATCGAACTCGGCGCGGCACGAAAACAGACGGCCGCCCCACTCGGGTGAGACCTGCGCCGTCCATCCATTGGCCTGCAGCGTGACAAGCTCTTCTTGCGACATCAACAACCTCTTGTTCTTTTTTAGTTCGCCAATCGTACCAAATGCTGCGCCGCACCGTGTCTGGGGGATTCCGTGCCGCGCAAACCTTCTTCAGCGCACGCCGGCCTCGCGCTGCATCCAGGCGTCAAGCGCCTGCCGGCTTTGCCGTCGGATCGCTC encodes:
- a CDS encoding aldose 1-epimerase, producing MSQEELVTLQANGWTAQVSPEWGGRLFSCRAEFDGALRDVLVPVPLDLPREQAIRNAGCYPLVPFSNRIAQGHFRHNGNEVRMAPHPLGAPHAIHGIGWVRPWDVDAESERAVTLRLDVAAGEWPWAFSAEQTITLDPGGLTVSMLVTNRSNAPMPCGMGFHPYFPRPAGTRLRARVRNHWLVNGDRIPHGFERALGRFPLDGTKVLSTGLDDGFSGWNRRARLDYADYSISLTATPGLDHLVVYSPESAPLVCVEPVSHVTNAVNLPSAARHSAGWREIAPGGSWLESMHLSVLPPRR